From one Odontesthes bonariensis isolate fOdoBon6 chromosome 14, fOdoBon6.hap1, whole genome shotgun sequence genomic stretch:
- the pter gene encoding N-acetyltaurine hydrolase: MSALSGKVQTVLGLVEPDQLGRTMTHEHLVMTFECSYVPPPPGDEAVAENPFQMQHMHWLRQNPYCCHENLMLEQETSALRDELLAYRKAGGGTIVENTTTGIDRDLPVLRQLAKDTGVHIIAGAGYYVDSTHSEATRKMSVEKLTDIIVSEVLHGADGTDIRCGVIGEIGTCWPITESETKVLKATAHAQAQLGCPVIIHPGRNPAAPAEVIRILQEAGGDISKTVMSHLDRTIFDDGELLEFAKLGSYLEYDLFGTEMLNYPFNLDVDMPSDSQRVKALAFLVKEGYEDNIVIAHDIHTKNRLTKFGGHGYSHILKNIVPKMLTRGISQHQVDKILIDNPKRWLTFK; the protein is encoded by the exons ATGTCAGCCTTAAGTGGAAAGGTTCAGACTGTCCTAGGACTAGTGGAACCGGACCAGCTGGGCCGAACCATGACCCACGAGCACCTGGTAATGACCTTTGAGTGCTCCTACGTTCCTCCTCCACCTGGCGATGAGGCAGTGGCGGAGAACCCGTTCCAGATGCAGCACATGCACTGGCTCCGGCAAAACCCCTACTGCTGCCACGAGAACCTGATGCTGGAGCAGGAGACCAGCGCCTTGAGAGATGAGCTGCTGGCCTACAGGAAGGCAGGAGGAGGTACGATAGTGGAGAACACCACGACGGGCATCGACCGGGACCTGCCTGTCCTCCGGCAGCTGGCCAAGGACACCGGGGTCCACATCATCGCAGGAGCGGGGTACTACGTGGACAGCACCCACAGTGAGGCCACGAGGAAAATGAGCGTGGAGAAG CTCACAGACATCATCGTCAGCGAGGTGCTTCACGGCGCTGATGGCACAGACATCCGCTGCGGCGTGATTGGTGAAATTGGCACCTGCTGGCCAATCACGGAGAGTGAGACAAAGGTGCTGAAGGCCACAGCACACGCTCAGGCTCAGCTGGGCTGCCCAGTCATCATCCATCCTGGCAGAAATCCTGCTGCTCCGGCTGAAGTCATTCGGATTCTCCAGGAGGCCGGTGGTGACATCAGCAAAACTGTCATGTCACATCTGGACAG GACTATATTCGATGACGGCGAGCTCCTCGAGTTTGCGAAGTTGGGGAGTTACCTGGAGTATGACCTGTTTGGAACAGAGATGCTGAACTACCCGTTTAACCTGGATGTGGACATGCCCAGTGACAGCCAGAGAGTGAAAGC CTTGGCTTTTCTTGTGAAGGAGGGCTACGAGGACAACATAGTGATCGCACATGACATCCACACCAAGAACCGTCTGACCAAGTTCGGGGGCCATGGCTACTCTCACATCCTGAAGAACATCGTGCCGAAGATGCTGACGAGGGGCATCTCGCAGCACCAGGTGGACAAGATCCTTATCGACAATCCTAAACGCTGGCTGACcttcaaataa
- the c1ql3b gene encoding complement C1q-like protein 3b, with amino-acid sequence MIATGVCGVALVLVLVVLIPVMVNSAGTPARYEMLGSCQMVCDSHGTATTATAKVTSPIKDNRLVQSLPTFIQGPQGEPGRVGRMGPRGPVGEPGPPGPAGPPGDRGAAGPPGPPGLPGANGPTGAISAATYNTVPKIAFYAGLKKQHEGYEVLKFDDVVTNLGNHYDPSSGKFTCSIPGIYFFVYHVLMRGGDGTSMWADLCKNNQVRASAIAQDADQNYDYASNSAVLHLEPGDEIYIKLDGGKAHGGNNNKYSTFSGFMLYAD; translated from the exons ATGATCGCAACTGGTGTTTGTGGCGTCGCGCTGGTGCTGGTGTTGGTGGTTCTGATTCCGGTCATGGTGAACTCTGCCGGAACTCCTGCCCGCTATGAGATGCTCGGATCTTGTCAAATGGTGTGTGACTCCCACGGGACCGCGACCACGGCCACAGCCAAGGTAACCAGTCCGATCAAAGATAATCGTCTGGTGCAGTCGCTTCCAACGTTCATCCAAGGTCCACAAGGAGAACCGGGGCGGGTCGGAAGGATGGGCCCCAGGGGTCCGGTTGGAGAGCCCGGGCCacctggtcctgctggtccccCAGGGGACAGGGGGGCCGCTGGCCCCCCGGGTCCACCCGGGTTACCGGGGGCAAACGGGCCAACTGGTGCCATCAGCGCTGCCACTTACAACACCGTCCCAAAGATAGCGTTTTATGCAGGGCTGAAGAAGCAGCACGAGGGCTACGAAGTGTTGAAATTTGACGACGTTGTCACGAATCTGGGCAACCACTACGACCCCTCATCCGGAAAATTCACCTGTTCGATACCCGGGATTTACTTCTTTGTTTACCATGTGCTGATGCGAGGCGGGGATGGAACGAGCATGTGGGCTGACCTCTGCAAAAACAACCAG GTGAGAGCCAGCGCCATCGCCCAGGACGCCGACCAGAACTACGACTACGCCAGCAACAGTGCCGTCCTTCATCTCGAGCCCGGGGACGAGATTTACATCAAGCTGGACGGTGGGAAGGCGCACGGGGGCAACAACAACAAGTACAGCACTTTCTCCGGCTTCATGTTGTACGCTGATTGA